Proteins found in one Hippocampus zosterae strain Florida unplaced genomic scaffold, ASM2543408v3 HiC_scaffold_270, whole genome shotgun sequence genomic segment:
- the LOC127594806 gene encoding LOW QUALITY PROTEIN: kinesin-like protein KLP2 (The sequence of the model RefSeq protein was modified relative to this genomic sequence to represent the inferred CDS: inserted 1 base in 1 codon; deleted 1 base in 1 codon; substituted 5 bases at 5 genomic stop codons) — protein MKFSKVIPPETQQDEQFSMVEDLIHQFLAGTNCTIFAYGQTGAGKTFSMIGECQEEGELIADIEGXRRGILPRSLELILSXQCKNKDHELLLSFFEVYNDKVYDLFSLXDYPQPLDVRESKSGEITIPDMXEFQVRSLESAIELLHAGLHNRVTGSTAGNKQSSRSHSIFQIKRRRLGRGKXPGESLLRIVDLAGSEKYKIPNNISLQEKEVRVQELTYINGSLSSLGQCISALIERSRTHIPFRNSKLTRVLADSLTGTGRMVFIVCISPSVSATAETFSTLQFANRAKRAVLEARPKLDKKKSDDEIESLRKELQEXRNLRIELEKQLKHRDEYRLILENKARPKPDKHTFDLDEFDSFDFNKPSKEKLSMEEEIKKAVKGLKGLKQRDKELEKGGANCDEIQLGEVKTQVVAGLNTDVRIDCLIGGEVATSYFLTQFEQAWTNTLEITENVFSVNFKVEPEEDG, from the exons ATGAAGTTCAGCAAGGTGATCCCCCCCGAAACGCAGCAAGACGAGCAGTTTTCCATGGTGGAGGACCTGATCCACCAGTTCCTGGCGGGCACGAACTGCACGATCTTCGCCTACGGGCAGACCGGCGCCGGCAAGACCTTCAGCATGATCGGCGAGTGCCAGGAGGAGGGCGAGCTAATTGCCGACATCGAGGGGTAACGGCGAGGCATCCTACCCAGATCGTTAGAACTAATCCTCTCCTAGCAGTGCAAGAACAAGGACCACGAGCTACTGCTGTCTTTCTTCGAGGTCTACAACGACAAGGTGTACGACCTGTTCTCGCTCTAGGACTATCCCCAGCCCCTCGATGTCAGGGAGTCCAAGTCCGGAGAGATCACCATCCCCGACA CAGAATTCCAGGTCCGCTCCCTGGAAAGCGCCATTGAACTGCTCCACGCGGGGCTGCACAACCGAGTTACAGGTTCCACCGCCGGCAATAAGCAGTCCTCCCGATCGCACTCGATCTTCCAAATAAAGCGGCGCAGGCTCGGCCGGGGCAAGTAACCCGGTGAGAGCCTGCTCCGGATCGTGGACCTGGCCGGCTCCGAAAAGTACAAGATCCCGAACAACATCAGCCTGCAGGAGAAAGAGGTCCGGGTGCAGGAGCTGACTTACATCAACGGCTCCTTATCCAGCCTCGGCCAGTGTATCTCCGCCCTCATCGAGCGGTCCAGGACGCATATCCCTTTTAGGAACTCGAAGCTGACCAGGGTCCTCGCGGATTCGCTTACTGGCACTGGCAGGATG GTCTTTATAGTCTGCATCTCGCCCTCGGTCTCCGCCACGGCTGAAACCTTCTCGACCCTGCAGTTCGCCAACCGAGCCAAACGAGCCGTACTTGAGGCCCGACCTAAACTGGACAAGAAAAAGTCGGATGACGAAATCGAGAGTTTGAGGAAGGAGCTGCAGGAATAGCGGAATCTGCGGATCGAGCTGGAAAAGCAGCTCAAGCACAGAGACGAGTATCGCCTGATCCTGGAGAACA AAGCCCGCCCCAAGCCGGACAAACACACCTTCGATCTGGACGAGTTCGATAGCTTCGACTTCAACAAGCCCAGCAAGGAAAAGCTGTCGATGGAGGAGGAGATTAAGAAGGCGGTGAAGGGCCTCAAGGGACTTAAACAGCGGGACAAGGAGCTCGAGAA AGGTGGGGCCAACTGTGATGAAATTCAGCTGGGAGAAGTCAAGACCCAGGTGGTGGCGGGGCTCAACACCGACGTGAGGATCGACTGTCTGATTGGAGGGGAGGTTGCCACCTCGTACTTTCTGACCCAGTTCGAACAGGCCTGGACGAACACCCTTGAAATAACAGAAAACGTGTTCTCAGTCAACTTTAAAGTAGAGCCGGAGGAGGACGGCTAG